The Methanomassiliicoccus luminyensis B10 genome includes a window with the following:
- a CDS encoding phosphoglycolate phosphatase has translation MAEIKAVVVDVDGTLTDRNKVMFVSAVEALRKVQDKGTIVSVVTGNVLPVALGISTYVGLRGPIIAENGGMVCYQEKIYQLFDGELPWKAYEHLRTVMPVERLFTDNWRKTEVGLKRSNDLDKVLEALKGWDLNIEATGFAIHIMNKGHGKIAGVRKMAEIMGLKIEEIAAFGDSDNDVCTLSQCGYGVAVANASEAAKKAAKYVASKPHADGVIEGLELLGLL, from the coding sequence ATGGCGGAGATCAAGGCCGTAGTCGTGGACGTGGACGGTACGCTGACCGACCGGAACAAGGTCATGTTCGTCAGCGCCGTCGAGGCGCTCAGGAAGGTCCAGGACAAAGGCACCATCGTCAGCGTGGTCACGGGCAACGTCCTCCCAGTGGCGCTGGGCATCTCCACGTACGTGGGGCTGAGAGGGCCGATCATCGCCGAGAACGGCGGGATGGTATGCTACCAGGAGAAGATCTACCAGCTGTTCGACGGGGAGCTTCCCTGGAAGGCGTATGAGCACCTCCGGACGGTCATGCCGGTAGAGAGGCTGTTCACCGATAACTGGCGCAAGACCGAGGTCGGGCTGAAGCGGAGCAATGACCTGGACAAGGTGCTGGAGGCCTTGAAGGGATGGGACCTCAACATCGAGGCCACCGGGTTCGCCATCCACATCATGAACAAAGGCCACGGCAAGATCGCCGGGGTCAGGAAGATGGCTGAGATCATGGGCCTGAAGATCGAGGAGATCGCCGCGTTCGGCGACTCCGACAACGACGTCTGCACGCTGAGCCAATGCGGGTACGGGGTGGCGGTGGCCAACGCCTCCGAGGCTGCCAAGAAGGCGGCCAAGTACGTGGCCTCGAAGCCTCATGCCGACGGCGTGATAGAGGGCCTGGAACTGCTGGGATTGCTGTAG
- a CDS encoding nascent polypeptide-associated complex protein, translating into MMPGMRGVNPRQMKQAMKRLGITTEELSGVEEVIIRTRDKEYVVKDAAVTMMDMQGQRTFQVVGEAVVQDRKASASSAKPAEASVPDEDIQLVMDQTGATREAAIKALKETGGQPAEAIIKIISS; encoded by the coding sequence ATGATGCCGGGCATGCGCGGAGTGAACCCCCGCCAGATGAAACAGGCCATGAAGCGCCTTGGTATCACCACCGAGGAGCTTAGCGGGGTGGAAGAGGTCATCATCAGGACCAGGGACAAGGAGTACGTCGTAAAGGACGCCGCGGTCACCATGATGGACATGCAGGGCCAGAGGACCTTCCAGGTCGTCGGCGAGGCTGTCGTGCAGGACCGGAAGGCTTCCGCATCCTCCGCCAAGCCCGCCGAGGCTTCCGTGCCCGATGAGGATATCCAGCTGGTGATGGACCAGACCGGGGCTACCAGGGAAGCTGCCATCAAGGCGCTCAAAGAGACAGGCGGTCAGCCTGCCGAGGCCATCATCAAGATCATTTCATCGTGA
- a CDS encoding Lrp/AsnC family transcriptional regulator, which translates to MLDELDKRIVEELCISSQGSYRQIAKRLGVHPTTLIQRVKSLEDLGIIRGYRANVDYLKLGYEFMALVHIYVEGDVLDVQGKIKAMDNVLAIFDVTGECDSIAWVACKSRNEFSELIKRMVAIHGVKKTNTYVVLNLIKDPYQFIPEMNVIGGPSEG; encoded by the coding sequence ATGCTAGACGAACTCGACAAGCGCATTGTAGAAGAGCTCTGCATCTCCAGCCAGGGCTCCTACCGGCAGATCGCCAAGAGGCTGGGGGTGCACCCCACCACTCTGATCCAGAGGGTGAAGAGCCTCGAGGACCTGGGGATCATTAGAGGCTACCGGGCCAACGTCGACTACCTCAAGCTCGGCTACGAGTTCATGGCCCTGGTGCACATCTATGTCGAGGGCGACGTTCTGGACGTGCAGGGGAAGATCAAAGCGATGGACAACGTGCTGGCCATCTTCGACGTCACCGGGGAGTGCGACTCCATCGCCTGGGTCGCCTGCAAGAGCCGCAACGAGTTCTCCGAGCTCATCAAGCGCATGGTGGCCATCCACGGCGTCAAGAAGACCAACACCTATGTCGTCCTGAACCTTATCAAGGACCCGTACCAGTTCATCCCTGAGATGAACGTCATCGGGGGGCCGAGCGAGGGATGA
- a CDS encoding (Fe-S)-binding protein: MTNVQGMIETCVQCGECVEVCPFYKATGNPSYGAMAKVGAARSLFAGEGLTEEGLKTLWLCTRCDRCVSTCPVGISVPDIVQSARAELRRRGQWPQKCSNIANAIIEHGSPMAAPPQDRITYLGKDHNVREKAEYLYVPGCWASVRLPEVARASFQLLTKAGLDITTLGEKERCCGLFLIDNGLMDEARELAEKNTLLLESTSAKTVITECPGCYDVYKRVYPALFREPNYEVIYIADILKDIVEHGNIEVKHSGRKVIYKDPCPLARRYDMTKAAREVLGHVAEVVEFEEHGAEAVCCGAPAGVKPLYPEVANELAGKLLKEASSKGVDQVGVGCPFCMHHMSGVQNGTEGPLRIRTPSQLMLESLASER; this comes from the coding sequence ATGACGAACGTGCAGGGTATGATCGAGACATGCGTGCAATGCGGAGAATGCGTCGAGGTCTGCCCCTTCTACAAAGCAACGGGAAACCCGAGCTATGGGGCCATGGCCAAAGTGGGGGCCGCCAGGTCCCTCTTTGCCGGAGAGGGACTCACGGAAGAGGGTCTCAAGACCCTTTGGCTATGCACTCGTTGCGATCGATGCGTATCGACTTGCCCCGTCGGTATTTCAGTACCAGACATCGTTCAGAGCGCCAGGGCCGAACTCAGAAGAAGAGGACAGTGGCCCCAAAAATGCTCTAACATCGCCAACGCCATCATCGAGCACGGCTCTCCCATGGCCGCGCCTCCCCAGGACCGGATCACCTATCTGGGCAAAGACCATAATGTACGGGAAAAGGCAGAATACCTGTATGTTCCGGGGTGCTGGGCCAGCGTCAGGCTCCCTGAGGTCGCCAGGGCGTCCTTCCAATTGCTTACGAAGGCCGGATTGGACATCACCACCCTCGGGGAGAAGGAGAGGTGTTGCGGCCTGTTCCTGATCGACAATGGGTTGATGGACGAGGCTAGGGAGCTCGCCGAAAAGAACACCTTGCTGCTGGAATCGACATCCGCCAAGACGGTCATCACCGAATGCCCCGGTTGTTATGATGTTTATAAAAGGGTCTATCCGGCCCTTTTTAGAGAGCCGAACTACGAAGTGATCTACATCGCGGACATCTTAAAGGACATCGTCGAGCACGGCAACATCGAGGTCAAGCATTCTGGAAGAAAGGTCATCTACAAGGACCCCTGCCCCCTGGCCAGGAGATACGACATGACGAAGGCTGCCCGAGAGGTCCTGGGCCATGTTGCCGAGGTCGTTGAATTCGAAGAGCACGGGGCGGAGGCCGTTTGCTGCGGGGCCCCTGCGGGGGTAAAGCCACTTTATCCGGAGGTGGCGAACGAGCTGGCAGGAAAGCTTCTCAAGGAAGCCAGTTCCAAAGGTGTCGATCAGGTCGGGGTAGGTTGCCCTTTTTGCATGCACCATATGAGCGGGGTCCAGAATGGTACGGAGGGCCCGTTAAGGATCCGCACCCCCTCCCAATTGATGCTCGAGAGCTTGGCTAGCGAACGGTGA
- a CDS encoding Asp-tRNA(Asn)/Glu-tRNA(Gln) amidotransferase subunit GatC — MAMDEQTVLRVARVARLKLTEEELKQYSADLEDILSAFSVLDEAPSVGEFDFNPVKIEDALREDEVERDSEPSELRDLIRTEDDRVRGPRVQ, encoded by the coding sequence ATGGCAATGGACGAGCAGACCGTTCTGAGAGTGGCCCGGGTGGCCAGGCTCAAGCTCACCGAGGAGGAGCTGAAGCAGTATTCCGCGGACCTTGAAGATATTCTTAGCGCTTTTTCCGTTCTCGACGAGGCGCCGTCGGTCGGGGAGTTCGACTTCAATCCGGTGAAGATCGAAGATGCCCTAAGGGAGGACGAGGTGGAGAGGGACAGCGAGCCCTCCGAGCTGCGGGACCTGATTCGCACGGAGGACGACAGAGTGAGGGGGCCGAGGGTCCAATGA
- a CDS encoding tetratricopeptide repeat protein encodes MEETDKLMKQAYQALEEGDYSKALSKFDKVTKTDANNAEAWFGKAEASVLVPKAKTEDILAAYKKAAELDPKNPMYHSSMGSFCVEAGLFNDAEGAYKKAAEIDPDNAPYYYSEFAVEYFKRAPVVMEAYMDDKTEEMVIKKSLKYLLLSIGLDEAGALELLQRK; translated from the coding sequence TTGGAAGAGACTGACAAGCTTATGAAGCAGGCTTACCAAGCGCTCGAAGAGGGCGATTATTCCAAGGCGCTATCCAAATTCGACAAGGTGACCAAGACCGACGCGAACAACGCGGAGGCATGGTTCGGAAAGGCTGAGGCATCGGTTCTGGTGCCCAAGGCCAAGACCGAGGACATCCTCGCCGCGTACAAGAAGGCCGCGGAGCTGGACCCCAAGAACCCCATGTATCACAGCTCCATGGGCTCGTTCTGCGTGGAGGCCGGACTGTTCAACGACGCCGAGGGCGCGTACAAGAAGGCCGCCGAGATCGACCCCGACAACGCCCCGTACTACTACTCGGAGTTCGCGGTGGAGTACTTCAAGCGCGCGCCGGTGGTCATGGAGGCATACATGGACGACAAGACCGAGGAAATGGTCATCAAGAAGTCCTTGAAGTATCTCCTGCTGTCCATCGGGCTCGATGAGGCCGGAGCGCTGGAGCTCCTGCAGCGCAAGTGA
- the aspS gene encoding aspartate--tRNA ligase, whose amino-acid sequence MMRTHTCGELRAEDIGKHVELAGWIRFSRDHGGVLFFDVADAYGTTQVVYDPEGISEGADRERLEKLFKSFGRESVISVHGVVRNRVPGTEDARNPTGQVEVMIEDSKLLNSSKPLPFEIAEQKGSLLPSEDLRLRYRYLDLRRVQMGNNLRFRHRLLSAARRALDAEGFVEIETPVLVKESPEGARSFIVPSRISPGSFYALPQSPQLYKQMLMVGGMDKYYQVARCFRDEDSRADRQPEFTQLDIEQSFVDDKDVQAVVEKILASVWRSVYGKELKTPFPRITFYDAMHRYGTDAPDTRYGLELNDVTDIVKDAKYEIFQRILGKGGRVVGVNVKAELTKATPTDESAVGRNEVDRLIEWAKSQGMGGLTWMRMTKDGLQSNIVKYFPKEVTQALEAKLGAEDGDLLLFLAGSEIAALKAGGELRRKLARDLKLTEGKDHQFVWLVGCPLFQKDSLTGQLEPFHHAFVCPTAGHIGEDEDIWAIQGMSYDLVLDGSEIGSGSVRCHDPAVQRRIFKLMGMSDEKIEREFGYFLEALGFGAPPHGGIALGVDRLVSILLGCESIREVIAFPKNKKFQSLMDGCPDTVEEARLAELQLLCLAGDEEEKNE is encoded by the coding sequence ATGATGAGGACACACACCTGCGGAGAACTTAGGGCCGAGGATATCGGCAAGCATGTCGAGCTGGCAGGCTGGATCAGGTTCTCCCGAGACCATGGCGGGGTGCTCTTCTTCGATGTGGCCGACGCGTACGGGACCACCCAGGTGGTCTACGACCCCGAGGGCATATCGGAAGGAGCGGACCGCGAGCGCCTGGAAAAGCTGTTCAAGTCCTTCGGCCGAGAGTCTGTAATCTCGGTCCACGGCGTGGTCAGGAATCGTGTCCCCGGCACCGAGGACGCCAGGAACCCCACCGGCCAGGTGGAGGTCATGATCGAGGACTCCAAGCTCCTCAACTCCTCCAAGCCGCTCCCCTTCGAGATCGCCGAGCAGAAGGGATCCTTGCTCCCGTCGGAGGACCTTCGCCTGAGGTACCGCTACCTGGACCTCAGGAGGGTGCAGATGGGCAACAACCTGCGCTTCCGCCATCGCCTCCTATCGGCGGCGAGAAGGGCGCTGGACGCGGAAGGCTTCGTGGAGATCGAGACGCCGGTGCTGGTGAAGGAGTCGCCCGAAGGGGCGAGGTCGTTCATCGTCCCGTCCAGGATATCTCCCGGTTCCTTCTACGCTCTGCCCCAGTCGCCCCAGCTGTACAAGCAGATGCTGATGGTCGGCGGTATGGACAAGTACTACCAGGTCGCTCGGTGCTTCCGCGATGAGGATTCCCGGGCGGACCGGCAGCCCGAGTTCACCCAGCTCGATATCGAGCAATCCTTCGTCGACGATAAGGACGTGCAGGCCGTTGTGGAGAAGATCTTGGCCAGCGTATGGAGGTCCGTCTACGGGAAGGAGCTGAAGACCCCGTTCCCCCGCATCACTTTCTACGACGCCATGCACCGCTACGGCACCGACGCGCCGGACACGCGGTACGGGCTGGAGCTGAACGACGTCACCGACATTGTCAAGGATGCCAAGTACGAGATCTTCCAGAGGATCCTGGGCAAGGGCGGAAGGGTCGTGGGCGTCAATGTCAAGGCGGAACTGACCAAGGCCACCCCCACCGACGAGAGCGCGGTCGGCCGCAACGAGGTCGACCGCCTTATCGAATGGGCCAAGTCCCAGGGCATGGGCGGCCTCACCTGGATGAGGATGACCAAGGACGGCCTGCAGAGCAACATCGTCAAGTACTTCCCCAAGGAGGTCACGCAGGCGTTGGAGGCCAAGCTGGGCGCCGAGGATGGCGACCTCCTGCTGTTCCTGGCCGGCTCCGAGATAGCCGCGCTGAAGGCCGGCGGGGAGCTGCGCCGCAAACTCGCAAGGGACCTCAAGCTCACCGAGGGCAAGGACCACCAGTTCGTGTGGCTGGTCGGCTGCCCCCTGTTCCAGAAGGACTCCCTCACCGGGCAGCTGGAACCGTTCCACCACGCCTTCGTGTGCCCGACCGCCGGGCACATCGGCGAGGACGAGGACATATGGGCCATCCAGGGCATGAGCTACGATCTGGTGCTGGACGGCTCCGAAATAGGCTCCGGCTCGGTTCGTTGCCACGACCCCGCGGTGCAGCGCAGGATCTTCAAGCTCATGGGCATGAGCGATGAGAAGATCGAGAGGGAGTTCGGCTACTTCCTCGAAGCTCTGGGCTTCGGAGCGCCGCCCCACGGCGGCATCGCGCTGGGGGTGGACCGCCTGGTATCGATACTCCTGGGCTGCGAATCCATCCGCGAGGTCATCGCGTTCCCCAAGAACAAGAAGTTCCAGTCGTTAATGGACGGCTGCCCTGACACAGTGGAGGAGGCAAGGCTCGCCGAGCTCCAGCTGCTGTGCCTGGCGGGGGACGAGGAAGAGAAGAACGAGTGA
- the glnA gene encoding type I glutamate--ammonia ligase — MPAKAVTSKEDIIKEVKEKDIKFIEMQFSDILGTVKTVAIPAHNLEKALDEGVYIDGSSILGYATIEESDMRAQPILSSFQIYPWTLDGKLRTARLLCQIYDHSGNRFKGDPRWVLERMVEKAKKKGFGCNMGPEFEFFLFKLDANGDPIPAPSDSAGYFDLMALDKGEEVRKDITLNLDDMGFGVEASHHEVAPGQHEVGMRYNDALTVADRIMTLKLTVKTIALRHGMYASFMPKPLFGTNGSGMHVHQSLVAADGKNAFDEPSGRFGLSENAFQYLGGLLAHSRETCAILAPHVNSYKRLVPGYEAPVYISWANMNRSALIRVPAGRGGRTRIELRNPDPSGNPYLQFAVMLASGLDGMEKGIVPPEPVEKDIYHMCTEERDSNGIGSLPENLGAALDRMSESQLMKDTLGDHIFHHYINIKGQEWDEFRTFVTDWELKRYLKVL, encoded by the coding sequence ATGCCTGCGAAAGCGGTCACCTCCAAAGAGGATATTATCAAAGAGGTCAAGGAAAAGGACATCAAGTTCATCGAGATGCAGTTCTCGGACATCCTGGGGACCGTCAAGACGGTCGCCATCCCCGCCCACAACCTGGAGAAAGCGCTGGACGAGGGAGTGTACATCGACGGCTCGTCAATACTCGGCTACGCCACCATCGAGGAATCGGACATGCGGGCGCAGCCCATCTTATCATCGTTCCAGATATACCCGTGGACCCTGGACGGGAAGCTCAGGACGGCCCGGCTGTTGTGCCAGATCTACGACCACTCCGGGAACCGCTTCAAGGGCGATCCCCGCTGGGTCCTGGAAAGGATGGTGGAGAAGGCCAAGAAGAAGGGGTTCGGCTGCAACATGGGGCCGGAGTTCGAGTTCTTCCTCTTCAAACTGGACGCTAACGGGGACCCCATCCCCGCGCCGTCCGATTCCGCAGGCTACTTTGACCTCATGGCCCTGGACAAGGGAGAGGAGGTGCGCAAGGACATTACCCTGAACCTCGACGACATGGGATTCGGGGTCGAGGCCTCGCACCATGAGGTGGCCCCGGGGCAGCACGAAGTGGGAATGCGGTACAACGATGCCCTGACGGTGGCGGACCGGATCATGACGCTGAAGCTGACGGTGAAGACCATCGCCCTCCGCCATGGCATGTACGCCAGCTTCATGCCCAAGCCCCTGTTCGGGACCAACGGCTCCGGGATGCACGTACACCAGAGCCTGGTGGCGGCGGACGGGAAGAACGCCTTCGATGAACCTTCCGGCAGGTTCGGACTGAGCGAGAACGCCTTCCAGTACCTGGGAGGCCTGCTGGCTCATTCGAGGGAGACCTGCGCCATCCTGGCCCCTCACGTGAACTCCTACAAGCGCCTGGTCCCCGGCTACGAGGCGCCGGTATACATTTCCTGGGCCAACATGAACCGCAGCGCGCTCATCAGGGTGCCCGCGGGAAGGGGCGGAAGGACCAGGATCGAGCTTCGCAACCCCGACCCCTCCGGGAACCCCTATCTGCAGTTCGCGGTCATGCTGGCCTCCGGCCTGGACGGCATGGAGAAGGGGATCGTTCCGCCGGAGCCGGTGGAGAAGGACATCTATCACATGTGCACGGAGGAGAGGGACAGCAACGGCATCGGCTCCCTGCCGGAGAACCTGGGGGCGGCCCTGGACAGGATGTCCGAGAGCCAGCTGATGAAGGACACCCTGGGGGACCACATATTCCACCACTACATCAATATTAAAGGCCAGGAGTGGGACGAGTTCCGCACCTTCGTCACGGACTGGGAGCTGAAGAGGTACTTGAAAGTGCTGTAA
- the gatB gene encoding Asp-tRNA(Asn)/Glu-tRNA(Gln) amidotransferase subunit GatB, translating to MKIGLEIHVQLPTRSKLFCSCSTSSDSPNSSICPVCLGFPGSRPRLNRRALEMGVLIAKYLQCKVADTVWFSRKTYFYPDLPKNFQITQYDSPLGTDGKFMIGQKPIGIWRAHLEEDPGRIKRVGRSGEELALIDYDRSGIPLVEIVTAPDMSSPAEARDFLTDLLIEMRSLIGVSGEDTSIRADANISVGEERVEVKNITGIRNVEKALKFEATRQSKLIAAGKKIVRETRHYDEERGVTMPGREKEFEEDYGYIGEPDLGVFHIGEIAARMAVPETPLARAARLEGQYAVPAAAARQMVLTSMELTDMFERLAYTAGVEAATSWTLGPLSANWKGLSPRMSPELRSSVEEIVVSVSKGPMTDSEGKLRIAALAEGRELEAGAAPEAGGSDLDQLIATLVDAHPEVVRDFKTNEKAANFLIGQAMKGTRGRYSSKEIAEKMRKELGKRV from the coding sequence ATGAAGATTGGTCTGGAGATACACGTTCAGCTGCCGACGAGATCGAAGCTGTTCTGCTCCTGCTCTACGTCGAGCGACAGCCCCAACAGCTCCATCTGCCCGGTGTGCCTGGGATTCCCAGGCTCCCGGCCGAGGCTTAACCGCAGGGCCCTGGAGATGGGCGTGCTCATCGCCAAGTACCTGCAGTGCAAGGTCGCGGACACGGTATGGTTCTCCCGCAAGACCTACTTTTATCCGGACCTGCCGAAGAACTTCCAGATCACCCAGTATGATTCGCCGCTCGGCACCGACGGCAAGTTCATGATTGGCCAGAAGCCCATAGGCATATGGAGGGCCCATCTCGAGGAGGACCCCGGCCGCATCAAGAGGGTGGGGCGTTCCGGCGAGGAGCTGGCGCTGATCGACTACGACAGATCTGGCATACCGCTCGTGGAGATAGTGACCGCGCCGGACATGAGCTCGCCCGCGGAGGCGAGGGATTTCCTCACCGACCTGCTCATCGAGATGCGCAGCCTCATCGGGGTCTCCGGAGAGGATACCTCTATCCGGGCCGACGCCAACATCTCCGTCGGCGAGGAGAGGGTGGAGGTAAAGAACATTACCGGGATCCGCAACGTGGAGAAGGCGCTGAAGTTCGAGGCCACCCGGCAATCCAAGCTCATCGCCGCCGGGAAGAAGATCGTGAGGGAGACCCGCCACTACGACGAGGAGAGGGGCGTCACCATGCCCGGTCGGGAGAAGGAGTTCGAGGAGGACTATGGGTACATCGGCGAGCCGGACCTCGGGGTATTCCACATCGGGGAGATTGCCGCCCGCATGGCCGTGCCCGAGACCCCTCTGGCCCGCGCCGCCAGGCTGGAAGGGCAGTACGCCGTCCCCGCCGCCGCGGCGAGGCAGATGGTCCTCACCTCCATGGAGCTGACGGACATGTTCGAGCGCCTCGCCTACACGGCGGGGGTTGAGGCGGCCACGAGCTGGACCCTAGGTCCGCTGTCCGCCAACTGGAAGGGGCTCTCGCCCCGCATGTCCCCGGAGCTTCGCTCCTCTGTCGAGGAGATCGTGGTCTCGGTATCCAAGGGCCCCATGACCGACAGCGAGGGCAAGCTGCGCATCGCCGCCCTTGCGGAAGGGAGAGAACTGGAGGCGGGAGCGGCGCCCGAAGCGGGCGGCTCCGACCTGGACCAGCTCATCGCAACCCTCGTCGACGCCCACCCCGAGGTGGTCAGGGACTTCAAAACGAACGAGAAGGCGGCCAACTTCCTCATCGGACAGGCCATGAAGGGGACCAGGGGCCGGTACTCGTCGAAAGAGATAGCGGAAAAGATGAGGAAGGAATTGGGAAAGAGAGTGTGA
- a CDS encoding amidase family protein — translation MTSLTDLVDAADRRHSVFADRLQDPLAFEQGHKFHFSAKDNLCSREFQARAGSKILEGYRPPFDATPIRKLREAGGLLIGKTNMDEFGFGTFSTNSGYGVPKNPFDVDRSCGGSSGGAAAAACLIPGHVALGVSTGGSISCPASFCGVVGLTPTYGRVSRYGLIDYGNSLDKVGILSRTAKDLGRYFPAIAGPDAKDPTSQAQPALDMSGKVSSVAVPEEALNGLSPEVRKAFDAALGKLKEMGVETHEVNMPSLKYAISSYYILATSEASTNLARYCGMRFGVMNDKFDQGFNEFFSETRSEDFGAEAKRRILLGTFSRMVGFRNRYYMKALQVRQLIIREYQKVFGDHDVVLTPTMPFTPPRFDEIARMKPLEMYQADFLTVPPNLAGMPHLSIPCGYHEGLPVGMQAVAPHWQEGRLICLAKMWEDEFTYIFPEVSE, via the coding sequence ATGACCTCCCTCACCGATCTGGTGGACGCAGCGGACCGGCGCCACAGCGTGTTCGCTGACAGGCTCCAGGATCCTCTGGCGTTCGAGCAGGGGCACAAGTTCCACTTCTCCGCCAAGGACAACCTCTGCTCCAGGGAGTTCCAGGCCCGCGCCGGCAGCAAGATACTGGAAGGATATCGCCCCCCCTTCGACGCCACGCCCATACGGAAGCTGCGCGAGGCGGGCGGACTGCTGATCGGCAAGACCAACATGGACGAGTTCGGGTTCGGGACCTTCAGCACCAACTCCGGGTACGGCGTGCCGAAGAACCCCTTCGACGTGGACAGGAGCTGCGGCGGTTCCTCGGGAGGAGCGGCCGCGGCGGCCTGCCTGATCCCCGGGCACGTGGCGCTCGGCGTCAGCACCGGCGGCTCCATCTCCTGTCCCGCATCGTTCTGCGGCGTGGTCGGCCTCACCCCCACATATGGCAGGGTATCGAGGTACGGCCTCATCGACTACGGCAACTCGCTCGACAAGGTGGGCATACTGTCGCGCACCGCCAAGGACCTGGGGAGGTACTTTCCGGCCATCGCCGGACCCGACGCCAAGGACCCCACTTCACAGGCGCAGCCCGCCCTGGACATGAGCGGGAAAGTTAGCTCAGTGGCGGTGCCCGAGGAGGCGCTGAACGGCCTAAGCCCGGAGGTCCGCAAGGCCTTCGACGCCGCGCTCGGGAAGCTGAAGGAGATGGGGGTGGAGACACATGAGGTCAACATGCCCTCCCTGAAGTACGCCATCTCATCGTACTACATACTGGCGACCTCGGAAGCGTCGACCAACCTGGCGCGCTACTGCGGCATGCGGTTCGGGGTGATGAACGACAAGTTCGACCAGGGGTTCAACGAGTTCTTCTCCGAGACCAGGTCCGAGGACTTCGGCGCGGAGGCCAAGAGGCGCATACTGCTCGGCACGTTCTCCAGGATGGTGGGCTTCCGGAACCGCTACTACATGAAAGCGCTCCAGGTCCGCCAGCTCATCATACGCGAGTACCAGAAGGTGTTCGGGGACCACGACGTGGTGCTGACCCCGACCATGCCGTTCACCCCTCCGCGCTTCGACGAGATCGCCAGGATGAAGCCGCTGGAAATGTACCAGGCCGACTTCCTGACGGTGCCGCCGAACCTGGCGGGGATGCCGCACCTGTCCATCCCATGCGGCTATCATGAGGGCCTCCCTGTCGGCATGCAGGCGGTGGCCCCGCACTGGCAAGAGGGCCGATTGATATGCCTGGCCAAGATGTGGGAGGACGAGTTCACTTATATCTTCCCGGAGGTGAGCGAATGA
- a CDS encoding alanyl-tRNA editing protein: MTQRLYMVDPYLAEFSATVTEAKGDWVALDRTAFYPGGGGQDPDRGELGGGRVIDVKQEGGKVLHKVTGAALSVGQHVQAKIDWSRRYDLMQGHTGEHLLFSRLKLLSPDLELVKIAITPERKSFVLKGPLDWDAVANAQEMARQAIEASLPITESVVRKGDPILERTRVKLDRIPGDEVRVVSIGDIDRAACAGVHVRNTGELGLLLITKFTSARPAADYEVEFEVGAKARARALELSAAALQAAGSVGSRPQDLLSAVANLKAAKERAEASLRSYSAQALRGLIPSEVGGVKLYSGIFEGVDKKVLMDAANEFTAEEAVCVLGSAGERFLLVVACHPSVGIDCVAALNEALATVGGKGGGKPNFATGGSPSPEKAEEAMVGAIVAVRKALEARL; the protein is encoded by the coding sequence ATGACCCAACGGTTGTACATGGTCGACCCGTACCTCGCAGAGTTCTCCGCTACCGTGACCGAGGCCAAGGGAGATTGGGTCGCCCTTGACCGGACCGCCTTCTACCCCGGGGGCGGGGGGCAGGACCCCGACCGGGGAGAGCTGGGCGGAGGGAGGGTCATCGACGTCAAGCAGGAGGGCGGGAAGGTCCTGCACAAGGTCACCGGAGCGGCGCTCTCGGTCGGGCAGCACGTACAGGCGAAGATAGACTGGTCCCGCCGGTACGATCTCATGCAGGGGCATACCGGCGAGCACTTGCTGTTCTCCCGGCTGAAGCTCCTAAGCCCCGACCTGGAGCTGGTGAAGATCGCCATCACCCCGGAGAGGAAGAGCTTCGTGCTCAAGGGGCCGCTGGACTGGGACGCCGTCGCCAATGCCCAGGAGATGGCCCGCCAGGCCATCGAGGCCTCCCTCCCCATCACCGAATCGGTAGTAAGGAAGGGCGATCCCATACTGGAGCGGACCAGGGTCAAGCTGGACCGCATACCGGGCGACGAGGTCCGCGTCGTCTCCATCGGAGACATCGATCGGGCCGCCTGCGCAGGGGTCCACGTGCGCAACACCGGCGAGCTGGGTCTGCTGCTCATCACCAAGTTCACCTCCGCCCGGCCGGCCGCCGACTACGAGGTGGAGTTCGAGGTGGGCGCCAAGGCGAGAGCTAGGGCCCTGGAGCTTTCCGCGGCCGCGCTGCAGGCCGCCGGGTCGGTGGGCTCCCGCCCCCAGGACCTCCTGTCGGCCGTGGCCAACCTGAAAGCGGCCAAGGAGCGGGCCGAGGCGTCCCTGCGCTCCTACTCAGCGCAGGCGCTGAGGGGCCTGATCCCTTCGGAGGTCGGCGGGGTGAAGCTGTACTCCGGCATCTTCGAGGGAGTGGACAAGAAGGTGCTCATGGATGCGGCCAACGAGTTCACCGCCGAGGAGGCGGTGTGCGTTCTTGGCTCCGCCGGCGAGAGGTTCCTTCTCGTGGTGGCCTGCCACCCCTCGGTGGGCATCGACTGCGTGGCCGCGCTCAACGAGGCCCTCGCTACGGTGGGCGGGAAGGGAGGCGGCAAGCCGAACTTTGCCACCGGAGGCTCGCCCTCACCGGAAAAGGCGGAAGAGGCCATGGTAGGCGCCATCGTGGCGGTCCGGAAGGCCCTGGAAGCGAGGCTCTGA